From the genome of Glycine max cultivar Williams 82 chromosome 2, Glycine_max_v4.0, whole genome shotgun sequence, one region includes:
- the LOC102667792 gene encoding F-box/FBD/LRR-repeat protein At1g13570 produces MTARFHKIVVADPMDRISDLPSHLIDFILQRLQLQDVVRTSLLSSKWRYKWTSVPKLDFSNDFFQKCRDLELHEVSSTITEILLIHDGPLDEFVLCIPENVPIKIESLNKWILCLSRKGIKELELWNLQTDPCETPSHIFSCQGLTYLQLQNFKLSTVPNFSSFKSLVYLILVDIIFESSAIDLMFGCPSLEMLSISYCSGFECINVSSPALEVLHVQGEQVIKSIYLEKAKRMTDVSLMADNPGDNFDMDTISNLIKGLSEVESMCFTEGYIQIFSTAYTLPKSLQKPLNCLESLELEGVNFDDTTELLFVISLLKSSPNLEKLFIQGNYIAGVDLPQILEKSKYNGCCLSHLLTVHIKAYKPCENTMNFIRFLLANSTSLELLTFYIVPAHDHQQHQYSISSVGRELKQMARASKSAVVEFIDLSFD; encoded by the exons ATGACGGCCCGGTTCCATAAGATTGTTGTTGCTGACCCCATGGATCGAATTAGTGATTTACCAAGtcatttgattgattttattcTACAACGCTTGCAATTGCAAGATGTGGTTAGAACGAGTttattatcaagtaaatggagaTATAAGTGGACTTCTGTCCCCAAACTTgatttttcaaatgatttttttcaaaagtgtAGGGATTTAGAACTTCATGAAGTTTCAAGTACTATTACAGAAATTCTTTTGATTCACGATGGACCATTAGATGAGTTTGTTCTTTGCATTCCCGAAAATGTGCCAATCAAAATTGAATCCCTTAACAAGTGGATTCTTTGTTTATCAAGAAAAGGGATTAAAGAACTTGAGCTTTGGAACCTTCAAACAGATCCTTGTGAAACACCATCTCATATCTTCTCTTGTCAGGGATTGACGTATCTTCAacttcagaattttaaattatcaactGTGCCTAATTTTTCTAGCTTTAAAAGTTTGGTTTACCTTATCTTAGTTGATATTATATTTGAGTCCAGTGCAATTGATCTTATGTTTGGTTGTCCATCACTTGAGATGCTCTCCATTTCATACTGTTCTGGTTTTGAGTGTATCAATGTGTCCTCTCCTGCTCTCGAAGTCTTACATGTACAAGGTGAACAAGTTATCAAGTCAATTTATTTGGAGAAAGCTAAAAGAATGACTGATGTTTCACTCATGGCTGATAATCCTGGGGATAACTTTGACATGGATACAATATCAAATTTGATCAAAGGCTTGTCGGAAGTTGAAAGCATGTGTTTCACAGAAGGTTACATTCAG ATCTTTTCCACAGCTTATACCCTTCCAAAGAGTTTGCAAAAACCACTCAACTGCTTAGAATCTCTAGAATTGGAAGGTGTGAATTTCGACGATACAACAGAGCTTCTGTTTGTTATTTCCCTACTTAAAAGTTCTCCAAACCTAGAGAAACTTTTTATACAG GGTAATTATATCGCTGGCGTGGATCTGCCACAAATATTGGAGAAGTCAAAGTACAATGGTTGTTGCCTTAGTCACCTTCTGACTGTGCATATAAAAGCTTACAAACCCTGTGAGAATACAATGAACTTCATACGTTTTTTGCTGGCTAATTCCACATCATTGGAGCTCCTTACTTTCTACATTGTTCCTGCTCATGatcatcaacaacatcaatattccATATCTAGTGTTGGACGAGAACTGAAACAAATGGCACGAGCTTCAAAAAGTGCAGTAGTTGAGTTCATTGATTTATCATTTGATTGA